In a genomic window of Candidatus Rokuibacteriota bacterium:
- a CDS encoding alpha/beta fold hydrolase: MRAWAYAAVVGACAVGGFVVLSLLAFWVAVRPPRIAIPLGPEDYRLDPETVSIEADDGVRLAGWLLPRAGAPAVIFLHGYPADKRDMLPLAAALAPRFTVLLMDLRHFGQSGGAVTTLGLRERRDLARVLDVLAARGFARVGVFGFSLGGAVALMTAADDDRIGAVVAYASFADLETLGRELYFWLGPLRYPLVRLMMLWGRLFLGGDLTRPSPLDAARRLGTPVFLIHSRGDEQIPFAHAERLRAALGTNARAEFYFPGRGRHGELPADFLPRVAAFFDAHLRRPPPR; the protein is encoded by the coding sequence GTGAGGGCCTGGGCCTACGCGGCGGTGGTCGGCGCCTGCGCCGTCGGCGGCTTCGTCGTCCTGAGCCTGCTCGCCTTCTGGGTGGCGGTGCGCCCCCCCCGGATCGCCATCCCGCTCGGGCCCGAGGACTACCGGCTGGACCCCGAGACCGTCAGCATCGAGGCCGACGATGGCGTGCGGCTGGCAGGCTGGCTCCTCCCCCGCGCCGGCGCGCCGGCCGTGATCTTCCTGCACGGGTATCCCGCCGACAAGCGCGACATGCTGCCGCTGGCCGCCGCGCTGGCCCCGCGCTTCACCGTGCTGCTGATGGACCTCCGTCACTTCGGCCAGAGCGGCGGCGCCGTGACCACGCTGGGCCTGCGCGAGCGCCGGGACCTCGCCCGCGTGCTCGACGTCCTGGCTGCGCGCGGGTTCGCCCGGGTCGGTGTCTTCGGCTTCTCGCTGGGCGGCGCCGTGGCGCTCATGACGGCCGCCGACGACGACCGGATCGGCGCCGTTGTCGCCTACGCGTCCTTCGCCGACCTCGAGACGCTGGGCCGGGAGCTCTACTTCTGGCTCGGGCCCCTCAGGTACCCGCTCGTGAGGCTCATGATGCTCTGGGGCCGGCTCTTCCTCGGCGGCGACCTCACGCGGCCGTCGCCGCTGGACGCGGCGCGCCGGCTCGGGACTCCCGTCTTCCTGATCCACAGCCGGGGGGACGAGCAGATCCCCTTCGCCCACGCCGAGCGCCTCCGCGCGGCGCTCGGCACGAACGCGCGCGCCGAGTTCTACTTCCCCGGGCGCGGGCGCCACGGCGAGCTGCCCGCCGACTTCCTCCCCCGCGTCGCCGCCTTCTTCGACGCGCATCTCCGCCGCCCGCCGCCACGGTAG